One Alnus glutinosa chromosome 3, dhAlnGlut1.1, whole genome shotgun sequence genomic region harbors:
- the LOC133862489 gene encoding zinc finger protein ZAT5-like, translated as MEAQEEVIMGSKEQTHIVKGKRTKRQRPQSPIPFAMITTDSPSGDGDGDAGGSGSGGGFVDVIDNMNTNLSPTSTDSEEEDMANCLILLAQGQSRESPKQAEEDHGGGVYKFNSRRFLEAEAVAAASGPGKAGYCVYECKTCSRTFPSFQALGGHRASHKKPKSMAVEEKTKQFLLSSDDEEAQFIKKNHDISSLSLQLSSRGLCGNSRTKVHECSVCGAEFTSGQALGGHMRRHRAPLGTNTALPLPMALEPDHQEPKKPRHVLSLDLDLNLPAPEDDHREPKFPFATKQQQQQQQQPKQQQQQQQQQQSPLVFSTAPTLVDCHY; from the coding sequence ATGGAAGCTCAAGAGGAAGTAATCATGGGGTCTAAGGAGCAAACCCACATCGTCAAAGGGAAGCGCACCAAGCGCCAAAGGCCACAATCCCCAATCCCCTTTGCCATGATCACTACTGATTCGCCAAGCGGAGACGGAGACGGAGACGCTGGTGGCAGCGGCAGCGGCGGTGGCTTCGTTGATGTCATTGATAACATGAATACCAACTTGTCGCCTACTTCAACTGATAGTGAGGAAGAGGACATGGCCAATTGCCTAATCCTTCTAGCTCAAGGCCAATCCCGGGAGTCCCCGAAACAAGCCGAGGAGGATCATGGCGGCGGTGTTTATAAGTTTAATAGCCGTAGATTCTTAGAGGCCGAGGCCGTGGCTGCGGCTTCGGGCCCTGGCAAGGCCGGGTATTGTGTTTACGAGTGCAAGACTTGCAGCAGGACTTTCCCTTCCTTCCAAGCATTGGGCGGGCACAGGGCTAGTCACAAGAAGCCTAAGTCCATGGCCGTGGAGGAGAAGACCAAGCAATTCTTGTTATCCTCCGACGACGAAGAAGCGCAGTTCATCAAGAAGAACCATGacatctcttctctctctctccaactgAGTAGTAGAGGCTTGTGCGGCAATAGCAGGACTAAGGTTCACGAGTGCTCCGTTTGCGGGGCGGAATTCACGTCAGGCCAGGCCTTGGGCGGCCATATGAGACGGCACAGGGCGCCTCTAGGGACCAACACAGCTTTGCCGTTGCCTATGGCCTTGGAGCCTGATCATCAGGAACCCAAGAAGCCAAGACACGTGCTTTCCTTGGATTTGGATCTCAACCTTCCGGCCCCGGAAGACGATCACCGGGAACCCAAATTCCCATTTGCAACAAagcagcagcaacaacaacaacaacaaccaaagcagcagcagcaacaacaacaacaacaacaatcacCTCTTGTCTTCTCCACCGCCCCAACTTTGGTGGACTGCCACtactag